A section of the Diabrotica virgifera virgifera chromosome 8, PGI_DIABVI_V3a genome encodes:
- the LOC126890286 gene encoding uncharacterized protein LOC126890286, translating to MSDGRKRLSGAQYKTLDEEKRRKLHAVLDKTKKLNNYFLIKPTTTTSKAQTHDSDSESETVTAVSAVPIPPDNAEAMDTEPSERSESKIEASACASASVNPQCLQAVISNDPAEWKANDATIDYLLSLPNEICQNTDEVFSLTKTVIGNKTRWM from the exons ATGAGTGACGGCCGAAAACGATTAAGTGGAGCGCAATACAAGACGCTTGATGAGGAAAAGCGGAGAAAACTTCATGCAGTTTtagacaaaacaaaaaaattaaacaactattttttaattaaacctacAACTACAACTTCCAAAGCGCAAACACATGATTCGGATTCGGAATCGGAGACTGTTACTGCTGTGTCTGCTGTACCTATACCACCAGATAATGCGGAAGCGATGGACACGGAGCCAAGTGAGA GGTCAGAATCTAAAATAGAAGCATCTGCATGTGCATCAGCTTCAGTAAATCCACAATGTTTACAAGCAGTTATCAGTAACGACCCTGCCGAATGGAAGGCCAACGATGCTACTATCGATTATTTGTTGTCCTTACCAAATGAAATATGCCAAAATACAGATGAGGTTTTTTCACTAACAAAAACTGTTATTGGCAATAAGACACG gtggatgtga